One segment of Caldanaerobius fijiensis DSM 17918 DNA contains the following:
- a CDS encoding histidinol-phosphatase: MQYWDYHVHLENGPYTIEWLKKFIEQGQRNNVGEIGFSEHGYRFKQAYHLIHSDGYRGKWVREYSGQDIDEYIELIEEAKNQGFPVKLGIELDYIPEKEEEIREFVKQYPFDYVIGSVHWLGDWGIDLDQKDWENKDVYDAYKRYFDILKQAAKSRIFSFLGHPDVIKVFGYRPGVDIAELYEDVAKVIAENGQCVEVSTAGLRKPVGEMYPSQAFLEILLKYGVPVILDSDAHYPEHVGYMFDKGIDYIKKCGYTSLCRFKKMSRHTEVLG; the protein is encoded by the coding sequence ATGCAGTATTGGGATTATCACGTACACCTTGAAAACGGGCCTTACACTATAGAATGGTTGAAGAAATTTATTGAGCAGGGACAGAGAAACAATGTAGGAGAAATCGGGTTTTCAGAACATGGCTACAGGTTTAAACAGGCATATCATTTGATCCATAGCGATGGATATAGGGGGAAATGGGTTAGGGAATACAGCGGACAGGATATCGACGAGTATATTGAGCTTATAGAGGAAGCAAAAAATCAAGGTTTTCCTGTGAAATTAGGCATTGAGCTGGATTACATACCGGAGAAAGAAGAAGAGATTAGAGAATTTGTTAAACAGTATCCTTTTGATTATGTCATTGGTTCAGTCCACTGGTTAGGGGATTGGGGAATTGATCTCGATCAAAAGGATTGGGAAAACAAAGATGTTTATGACGCCTATAAAAGGTATTTTGATATATTAAAGCAGGCGGCTAAGAGCAGGATATTCAGCTTTTTGGGGCATCCTGATGTCATAAAGGTTTTTGGATACAGGCCCGGTGTAGATATAGCGGAGCTTTACGAGGATGTTGCAAAGGTAATAGCAGAAAATGGACAGTGTGTAGAGGTGAGTACAGCAGGGCTAAGAAAGCCTGTAGGGGAGATGTATCCATCACAGGCGTTTCTGGAGATTCTTCTAAAATACGGTGTTCCTGTTATTTTAGATTCAGATGCTCACTATCCTGAGCACGTTGGCTATATGTTTGATAAAGGTATAGATTATATTAAAAAATGCGGTTATACATCTCTTTGTAGATTTAAAAAAATGTCTCGCCACACGGAGGTTTTGGGATGA
- the arsC gene encoding arsenate reductase (thioredoxin), protein MSRKKIVYFICTGNSCRSQMAEGFARHYGSDIIEVYSGGVEAHGVNPRAIAVMAEKGIDISRHESKLIDEAVLFKSDYVITLCGDARDKCPVLPPSVKSIHWGLEDPAKATGTEDEIMGKFRKVRDEIEDMVKKLLGEIRERVIK, encoded by the coding sequence ATGAGTCGAAAAAAAATCGTATATTTTATCTGTACAGGTAATTCATGTAGAAGCCAGATGGCTGAAGGCTTTGCTCGACATTATGGTAGTGATATTATAGAGGTGTACAGCGGGGGCGTGGAAGCCCATGGTGTCAACCCCAGGGCCATCGCAGTCATGGCAGAAAAGGGCATAGATATATCCAGGCATGAGTCCAAACTCATAGATGAAGCAGTGCTATTTAAGTCCGATTATGTAATAACCCTTTGCGGTGATGCAAGAGATAAGTGCCCGGTGTTGCCGCCATCCGTTAAAAGCATACATTGGGGGTTGGAAGATCCTGCAAAAGCCACTGGCACAGAGGACGAGATAATGGGTAAGTTCAGAAAAGTGCGGGATGAGATAGAAGACATGGTAAAAAAGCTTTTAGGAGAAATAAGGGAAAGGGTAATAAAATAA